The sequence ttgatTTGGAGAACTATAATGGATACATTTAATGTATCATATATTACTTTTGATGGTCATGTGGAAGTGCAGAAATACAGATATCTTTATTTTGTGGTCATGTTTGTAGCATTTATTCTCATAATTTTCTGTAATTCCACTATTGTGTGGATCATAGTGGTTCACAAATCCCTGCATGAGCCgatgtacatttttattgctgCTCTGTTAATCAACTCTGTCTTTTTCAGCACTGCTGTCTACCCAAAGCTTTTGATTGACTTTTTATCTGAAAAACAGATCATATCATATTCAGCATGTCTCTTTCAGTGGTATATTTACTATTCTTTAGGAGGTTCAGAGTTCTTACTGTTGGCAGTCATGGCTTATGACAGGTATGTGTCTATAAGTAAACCTCTGCAATATCCGAATATCATGACAAAGacatctgtcagtgttttcctgGTTTTGGCTTGGCTTCTGCCTCTTTGTCATAATGCAGTGGTCCCTGTCCTGAATGTTAAGAAAAAACTCTGTAACTTCACTTTAAAAGGAATAATTTCCAACAGTACAGTTTCCAAACTTCAGTGTGTGAGGTCGACACTGCTGAATATATACGGTCTGAttctctttgtggtttttctGCCTCTCCCTGTGCTCTTCATACTGTCTACATACACAAGAATATTTCAAATAGCGAATCGCAGTTGCAGAGAAGTGCAGAGAAAAGCTGCACAGACGTGTTCAGCTCATCTGCTGGTTCTCATCA is a genomic window of Plectropomus leopardus isolate mb unplaced genomic scaffold, YSFRI_Pleo_2.0 unplaced_scaffold16160, whole genome shotgun sequence containing:
- the LOC121964580 gene encoding olfactory receptor 13C2-like, giving the protein MDTFNVSYITFDGHVEVQKYRYLYFVVMFVAFILIIFCNSTIVWIIVVHKSLHEPMYIFIAALLINSVFFSTAVYPKLLIDFLSEKQIISYSACLFQWYIYYSLGGSEFLLLAVMAYDRYVSISKPLQYPNIMTKTSVSVFLVLAWLLPLCHNAVVPVLNVKKKLCNFTLKGIISNSTVSKLQCVRSTLLNIYGLILFVVFLPLPVLFILSTYTRIFQIANRSCREVQRKAAQTCSAHLLVLISFSCLSAYDVLQTRLEADFPKTAHLIMTLQVIVYHFLCNPIIYGLKMKEISKHLRRSFCKVY